In a single window of the Prochlorococcus marinus str. AS9601 genome:
- a CDS encoding IMS domain-containing protein, whose amino-acid sequence MELPLDHFRLIGVSPSATSEEILRAFQLRLDKTPDEGFTYEVLTQRSELLRLTADLLTDPESRREYENLLLNGNSGLDFSSNREVAGLILLWESGSPKEAFKITRKALQPPQTPALGSSREADLTLLAALTARDSAIQEQQLRSYSSASDFLHEGIKLLQRMGKLGEKRKELEEDLAALLPYRILDLLSRDLNDQDSHKKGLSMLENLIIKRGGLEGNNKSEYKDYLNQQEFEAFFQQIKPFLTVQEQIDLFLELQKRGSLEAGFLAFLSLTAIGFSRRKPEKLFEARRILKKLNLSGLDSMPLVGCLDLLLADIDQASARFSSSSDENLRDWLNNYPGNKLEAICIFCKNWLENDVLVGYRDINSKEVDLDSWFEDREIQEFIEKLEKKTKKIAIRSNLQNQQTEKESSTKTTEDFDNVLGNIDERRLPWPGGIKQGYEKVETKKTEFNEEYFKKKPIEFYNFLIEKIAEFKFSFGEFLKDKEIINRSPYLIYIYAFLILFAFGIGIGFLRNNFKKSIQDESIAEKPLIAKDKNQKISEIDIIQEIKKNPSNKLNSISEKSTSIISYEFKELNTASPTLEDIKNLINRWLLNKSNYLEGKGEINLSKIVSKGLIDRTIEERQNDIKKGIYKEINSQILKIDLESQTSSRIVVLVELNYLERLVKNSGEFINETSLNPLKVKYILGFSNKSWKLVDFVSGL is encoded by the coding sequence TTGGAACTTCCTTTAGACCATTTTCGTTTAATTGGCGTAAGCCCCTCTGCAACTTCTGAGGAAATATTAAGGGCGTTTCAATTGCGGTTAGATAAAACACCTGATGAAGGTTTTACTTATGAAGTTTTAACCCAAAGATCTGAGCTACTTCGCCTCACTGCCGATCTACTTACAGATCCAGAAAGCAGAAGAGAATACGAAAATTTGTTATTAAATGGGAATTCTGGATTGGATTTTTCCTCAAATAGAGAAGTAGCAGGATTAATACTTCTTTGGGAATCAGGTTCACCAAAAGAAGCTTTTAAAATAACGAGAAAAGCATTGCAACCCCCTCAAACCCCAGCTTTAGGAAGTAGTAGAGAAGCTGATTTAACATTATTGGCTGCTTTAACAGCTAGAGATTCTGCAATACAAGAACAACAGCTTAGATCCTATTCGAGCGCGTCAGACTTTTTACATGAAGGTATAAAACTTCTACAAAGAATGGGAAAGCTTGGAGAAAAAAGAAAAGAACTTGAAGAAGATTTGGCTGCTTTGCTTCCTTACAGAATACTAGATCTACTTAGTAGAGATCTAAATGATCAAGACTCTCATAAAAAAGGTTTAAGTATGTTGGAAAATTTAATAATCAAAAGAGGTGGTTTGGAAGGTAATAATAAATCTGAATATAAAGATTATTTAAATCAGCAAGAGTTTGAAGCTTTTTTTCAACAAATAAAGCCATTTTTGACAGTGCAAGAACAGATTGATTTGTTTCTTGAATTACAAAAAAGAGGATCATTAGAAGCAGGATTTTTAGCGTTTCTATCTTTAACAGCTATTGGTTTCTCTAGAAGAAAGCCAGAAAAATTATTTGAAGCGAGAAGAATTTTAAAAAAATTAAATTTATCAGGTCTTGATTCAATGCCTCTAGTTGGTTGTTTAGATTTACTTTTAGCTGACATTGACCAAGCCTCTGCAAGGTTTTCAAGTAGTTCTGATGAAAATTTACGAGATTGGCTCAATAATTATCCTGGAAATAAGTTAGAAGCTATATGTATTTTCTGTAAAAATTGGTTAGAAAATGATGTTTTAGTTGGGTATAGAGACATTAACTCAAAAGAGGTGGATTTAGATTCTTGGTTTGAAGATAGGGAAATTCAAGAATTTATTGAAAAATTAGAAAAGAAAACAAAAAAAATTGCAATTAGATCAAATCTTCAAAACCAACAAACTGAGAAGGAATCCTCCACAAAAACGACTGAAGATTTTGATAATGTATTGGGGAATATTGATGAAAGAAGATTACCTTGGCCTGGTGGCATAAAACAAGGCTATGAGAAGGTTGAGACCAAAAAAACAGAATTCAATGAGGAATACTTTAAGAAAAAACCAATTGAGTTTTATAATTTTTTAATTGAAAAAATTGCTGAATTTAAGTTTAGTTTTGGGGAATTCTTAAAGGATAAAGAGATAATTAATCGGTCTCCGTATTTAATTTATATCTATGCATTTTTGATCTTATTTGCATTTGGTATTGGTATTGGATTTTTAAGAAATAATTTTAAAAAATCAATTCAGGACGAATCTATTGCTGAAAAACCATTAATTGCAAAAGATAAAAATCAAAAGATTAGTGAGATAGATATTATTCAAGAAATAAAAAAAAATCCTTCAAATAAATTGAATTCTATTTCTGAGAAATCTACTTCAATTATTTCTTATGAATTCAAAGAACTTAATACTGCTTCACCTACTTTGGAAGATATAAAGAATTTAATTAATAGATGGCTTCTTAATAAAAGTAATTACTTAGAGGGAAAGGGTGAAATTAATCTTTCTAAGATTGTTAGTAAAGGTCTAATTGATCGAACAATCGAAGAAAGACAGAACGATATCAAGAAAGGAATTTATAAGGAGATTAATTCCCAAATACTTAAAATTGATTTGGAATCGCAAACTTCATCTAGGATAGTTGTTTTAGTAGAATTGAATTATTTAGAGAGGTTAGTAAAGAATTCGGGAGAATTTATTAATGAAACATCTTTAAATCCCCTTAAAGTTAAATATATTTTGGGCTTTTCAAATAAATCGTGGAAATTGGTTGATTTCGTGAGCGGCTTGTAA
- a CDS encoding RpoD/SigA family RNA polymerase sigma factor gives MVSSLPIQSEPPKRRSNDPISWYLQNIGRVPLLTPAEEIELGNQVQKMMILTEDGQLNEKVNEFTTQQKRTIKIGRRAKERMMKANLRLVVSVAKKYQGKGLELLDLVQEGSLGLERAVEKFDPTRGYKFSTYAFWWIRQSMTRAIACQSRTIRLPVHLSERLASIRKVSRDLAHKLGAMPSRIEIAEAMEIDVEELDSVLRQALSTSSLDAPVNGDDGRSFLGDLIADSNNEEPLDQVEQKMHQEQLGKWLSHLSEQEQHVLKLRFGLDANERHTLAEIGRLLEVSRERVRQVELKALRKLRNLTRKLPSGI, from the coding sequence ATGGTCTCATCATTACCCATACAATCAGAACCACCTAAAAGGAGGAGTAATGATCCAATAAGTTGGTATTTGCAAAATATTGGTAGAGTTCCCTTATTAACGCCTGCCGAAGAGATTGAATTGGGTAATCAAGTCCAGAAGATGATGATTCTTACAGAAGATGGACAATTAAATGAAAAGGTTAATGAATTTACAACACAGCAAAAAAGAACTATAAAAATTGGACGAAGAGCTAAAGAAAGAATGATGAAAGCTAATTTAAGATTAGTTGTCAGTGTGGCAAAAAAATATCAAGGTAAAGGACTGGAATTACTTGATTTAGTTCAAGAAGGTTCTCTTGGGTTGGAGAGGGCTGTTGAAAAATTTGATCCGACAAGAGGATATAAGTTTTCTACTTATGCATTTTGGTGGATTAGGCAGAGTATGACAAGAGCTATTGCATGTCAATCAAGAACAATCCGTTTACCTGTTCACTTAAGTGAAAGGTTGGCTTCTATCAGAAAAGTTAGTAGAGATTTGGCTCATAAGCTTGGTGCTATGCCAAGCAGAATTGAAATTGCAGAAGCAATGGAAATTGATGTAGAAGAATTGGATTCTGTTTTGAGACAAGCCTTATCGACAAGTAGTTTAGATGCCCCAGTAAATGGTGATGATGGCAGGAGCTTTTTAGGTGATTTGATTGCAGATAGTAATAATGAAGAACCTCTAGATCAAGTTGAACAAAAAATGCATCAAGAGCAGCTTGGTAAATGGTTAAGTCATTTAAGCGAGCAAGAACAACATGTTCTCAAACTAAGGTTTGGACTTGATGCAAATGAGAGACATACGCTTGCAGAAATTGGAAGATTATTAGAAGTTTCTAGAGAAAGAGTAAGACAAGTTGAACTTAAGGCACTAAGAAAATTAAGGAATTTAACCAGAAAATTACCTAGCGGTATTTAA
- a CDS encoding bifunctional ADP-dependent NAD(P)H-hydrate dehydratase/NAD(P)H-hydrate epimerase: protein MNEIVWPTIDSEHLIVDSKQMLVLEKEMFSDGMPKEALMEKAGIQISRWLLKKKPLLKHGITFFIGPGHNGGDGAVIARELFLRGFNVQVWCPFPIKKTLTNNHLNYLTSIGVTKLVEPPDANGKELWIDAVFGNNQTRKVDDKLIKLFNQKFHKKHGKVISIDIPTGLCPDKGEPFLDNAVKADYTLTIGLYKIGLTQDSALPFIGELHHIDVGIPTSKLSKVDKKIFKVTYKDIKHIDLPSLPKNYNKYQRGRTLLIAGSEKYPGAAYLALKGAMSSGAGFISAVLPGIVSESIWQVAPEIVLKETMQSNQNGNASLFSALRNIDLSAFDSLAVGPGIGIDNDDWQKSKDYLIDFGGLLILDADALNRISESKLGANFFLERKFKTWITPHSKEFGRLFPNINSHTNVGLAREAAKEFNISILLKGANSVVADNRKVWQLFGTDSQTARAGLGDLLSGFVAGSSAIDSTLCRNISTDFFAKYVLLHSFAASKCKKGSNASVIGDELSKLMRNIKTRQIS from the coding sequence ATGAATGAAATTGTATGGCCAACAATTGACTCTGAACATTTAATTGTTGATTCAAAGCAAATGCTGGTATTAGAGAAAGAAATGTTTTCTGATGGGATGCCAAAAGAAGCATTGATGGAAAAAGCTGGTATCCAAATTAGTAGATGGCTCTTAAAAAAGAAACCTCTTCTCAAGCATGGAATAACTTTTTTTATAGGTCCTGGGCATAATGGCGGGGATGGTGCAGTAATAGCTAGAGAACTTTTTTTGAGAGGTTTTAATGTTCAGGTATGGTGTCCATTCCCGATAAAAAAAACATTAACAAATAACCACCTTAATTATCTTACATCTATTGGTGTCACAAAATTAGTAGAGCCTCCTGATGCAAATGGGAAAGAGCTTTGGATTGATGCAGTTTTTGGTAACAATCAAACAAGAAAAGTTGATGATAAATTAATTAAACTGTTTAATCAAAAATTTCATAAAAAACATGGAAAGGTAATAAGTATTGATATTCCAACAGGATTATGTCCTGATAAAGGAGAGCCTTTTTTAGATAACGCAGTAAAGGCAGATTATACCTTGACCATTGGTCTTTATAAGATTGGGTTGACCCAAGATTCTGCTTTGCCTTTTATTGGAGAATTGCACCATATAGATGTTGGGATACCTACTAGTAAACTGTCCAAAGTTGATAAAAAGATTTTTAAGGTTACTTACAAAGACATTAAACATATTGATTTACCTTCTTTACCAAAAAATTACAACAAATATCAAAGAGGTAGGACATTACTAATAGCAGGAAGTGAAAAATATCCTGGTGCCGCATACTTGGCATTAAAAGGGGCTATGTCAAGTGGAGCAGGCTTTATCTCTGCGGTCCTTCCTGGGATAGTTTCTGAATCTATTTGGCAAGTTGCCCCAGAAATAGTTTTGAAAGAAACTATGCAATCTAACCAAAATGGCAATGCATCTTTATTTAGTGCATTAAGGAATATTGATTTAAGTGCATTTGATTCATTAGCTGTCGGTCCAGGAATAGGAATTGATAATGATGATTGGCAAAAATCAAAAGACTATCTTATTGATTTTGGAGGATTATTGATCTTGGATGCAGATGCACTTAATAGAATTTCGGAATCTAAGTTGGGGGCAAATTTCTTTTTAGAGAGAAAGTTTAAGACATGGATTACACCACATAGCAAAGAATTTGGAAGATTATTTCCCAATATCAATTCTCATACCAATGTTGGGCTTGCCCGTGAAGCGGCAAAAGAATTCAATATCAGTATTTTGTTAAAAGGAGCTAACAGTGTAGTTGCTGATAATAGAAAAGTATGGCAACTTTTTGGAACCGATTCTCAGACAGCTCGAGCTGGATTGGGAGATCTTTTATCTGGTTTTGTAGCTGGTAGTTCTGCAATTGATTCAACCTTGTGTAGAAATATATCAACAGATTTTTTTGCTAAGTATGTACTTCTGCATTCATTTGCTGCATCAAAGTGCAAAAAAGGGTCAAATGCTTCTGTTATTGGTGACGAATTGTCAAAATTAATGAGAAATATAAAAACGAGACAAATATCTTGA
- the mnmA gene encoding tRNA 2-thiouridine(34) synthase MnmA, producing MLKTQKDKNLENFFSSNNKTKKKKNIIVGLSGGVDSSLSAALLVERGWNVEGLTLWLMKGQGSCCSEGLVDAAGLCEDLGINHKIIDSREIFEREVIKKTTESYEKGFTPLPCSMCNKNVKFEEMLNYAISKKDFTHIATGHYARINKSSYATTLDCKNLVFKEFLLLRGADENKDQSYFLYSLSQEVLSRLEFPLGEMKKEDTRREALRLGLRTAQKPESQDLCLVEHYGSMQIFIDKHIEPKEGEIVHVNGKVLGKHNGIQHFTVGQRKGLGIAWPEPLYVKSLDRLKNIVYVADKSDLFNKEAIISKVNWVSIEEPEQEIEVQAQIRYRSNPVKGTLIPLKNLDNTTTTFKLIFEESQSSVTPGQAAVFYKGEILLGGGLIS from the coding sequence ATGTTAAAGACACAAAAGGATAAAAACTTAGAGAACTTTTTTTCTTCTAATAATAAAACTAAAAAGAAGAAAAATATTATTGTAGGTCTATCTGGTGGCGTAGATAGTTCCCTTTCAGCTGCCCTTCTTGTAGAAAGAGGCTGGAATGTTGAGGGACTAACTCTTTGGCTAATGAAAGGACAAGGCTCCTGTTGTTCTGAAGGATTAGTAGATGCTGCTGGCCTTTGTGAAGATTTGGGAATAAATCATAAAATAATAGACTCAAGAGAAATTTTCGAAAGAGAGGTAATTAAAAAAACTACTGAAAGCTATGAGAAAGGGTTCACTCCACTTCCATGTTCGATGTGTAACAAGAATGTGAAGTTTGAAGAGATGCTTAATTACGCAATAAGCAAAAAAGACTTTACTCATATTGCGACAGGACATTACGCAAGGATAAATAAATCATCATATGCTACAACACTTGATTGCAAGAACCTTGTATTTAAGGAATTCCTTCTTCTCAGAGGTGCTGACGAAAACAAAGACCAAAGTTATTTTCTTTATTCTCTTTCTCAAGAAGTACTAAGCAGATTAGAATTTCCTCTTGGTGAAATGAAAAAAGAAGATACAAGAAGGGAAGCCCTCAGATTAGGCCTTAGAACTGCTCAAAAACCAGAAAGTCAAGATTTATGTTTAGTTGAGCATTATGGATCAATGCAGATATTTATCGATAAACACATAGAACCCAAAGAAGGAGAAATTGTTCATGTAAATGGGAAAGTCCTTGGGAAGCACAATGGAATTCAGCACTTTACGGTAGGTCAGAGAAAAGGGTTGGGCATTGCCTGGCCTGAACCATTATATGTAAAAAGTTTAGATAGGTTAAAAAACATAGTTTATGTAGCAGATAAAAGTGATCTATTTAATAAAGAAGCAATAATTAGTAAGGTTAACTGGGTTTCAATCGAAGAACCTGAGCAAGAGATAGAAGTACAAGCACAAATTAGATATAGAAGTAATCCAGTAAAAGGTACATTAATCCCTTTGAAAAATTTAGATAATACAACTACAACATTTAAATTAATTTTTGAAGAAAGTCAAAGTTCGGTAACGCCCGGACAAGCTGCAGTTTTTTATAAGGGAGAAATTTTATTAGGTGGTGGATTAATTAGTTAA
- the pdhA gene encoding pyruvate dehydrogenase (acetyl-transferring) E1 component subunit alpha — translation MLTNQNFVKVFFLETHVERISNLQDIKKAELDRETGLFLYEDMTLGRRFEDKCAEMYYRGKMFGFVHLYNGQEAISTGVIGAMKKKHDWFCSTYRDHVHALSAGVPSFEVMSELFGKSTGCSKGRGGSMHLFSREHHLLGGYAFIGEGIPVALGAAFSSKYKKEVAGNSNSDAVTAAFFGDGTCNNGQFFECLNMAQLWKLPIIFVVENNKWAIGMAHDRATSNPEIWRKASAFGMHGEEVDGMDVLAVRGAAQRAIERARAGEGPTLLECLTYRYRGHSLADPDELRSEKEKEFWGKRDPIKKLAQEIIDGKFATEEELKIIEKKIDAEIAESVKNAIEAPEPPSEELTKYIWAED, via the coding sequence ATGTTAACAAATCAAAACTTCGTTAAGGTATTTTTCTTGGAAACACACGTAGAGAGAATCTCAAATCTTCAAGACATAAAAAAAGCCGAATTAGATCGAGAAACCGGATTATTCCTTTATGAAGACATGACGCTTGGTCGTAGATTTGAAGATAAGTGTGCAGAAATGTATTACAGGGGGAAAATGTTTGGTTTCGTTCATTTATATAACGGTCAAGAGGCTATAAGCACAGGAGTAATTGGCGCCATGAAAAAGAAACATGATTGGTTTTGTAGTACCTATCGCGATCATGTTCATGCACTAAGTGCGGGTGTTCCCTCATTTGAAGTAATGAGTGAACTTTTTGGTAAATCCACTGGTTGTAGCAAAGGCCGAGGTGGATCCATGCACTTATTTTCAAGAGAGCATCACCTACTAGGAGGATATGCATTTATTGGAGAGGGAATTCCTGTTGCCTTAGGGGCAGCCTTTTCAAGTAAATACAAAAAGGAAGTTGCTGGAAATAGTAATAGTGATGCTGTAACTGCAGCATTTTTTGGGGATGGGACTTGCAATAATGGGCAGTTTTTTGAATGTTTAAATATGGCCCAGTTATGGAAATTACCCATAATTTTTGTTGTTGAGAATAATAAATGGGCTATTGGTATGGCTCATGATAGAGCTACTAGTAATCCTGAAATCTGGAGAAAAGCGTCTGCTTTTGGCATGCACGGTGAGGAAGTTGATGGAATGGATGTATTAGCAGTAAGAGGGGCAGCACAAAGAGCAATTGAGCGAGCTAGGGCAGGAGAAGGTCCCACACTTTTAGAATGTTTAACTTATAGATATAGAGGGCATTCTCTTGCAGATCCAGATGAATTAAGGTCTGAAAAAGAGAAGGAGTTTTGGGGAAAAAGAGACCCTATTAAGAAATTAGCTCAAGAAATTATTGACGGTAAATTCGCTACGGAAGAAGAATTAAAAATTATTGAAAAGAAGATTGATGCTGAAATAGCGGAGTCAGTTAAAAATGCAATTGAAGCTCCTGAACCTCCTTCAGAAGAATTAACCAAATATATTTGGGCAGAAGATTAG
- a CDS encoding PhoH family protein has protein sequence MKEVSKTGHFTIDLPSSDAATALSGPGNSFLKKFESLTGVSLTIRGLQLEMNGVISKIERASALVELTRPIWEQGLEVPEVDLKAALSSLNMGESSSHAELGKKILARSKEGRYLRPRTIRQKEYVESIESFDLTFAIGPAGTGKTFLATVCAARLLNEKKIEKIILTRPAVEAGESLGFLPGDLQQKVDPYLRPLFDSLHSIFGIDRTNSLIDKGIIEVAPLAFMRGRTLDNSIVILDEAQNTTCSQMRMFLTRLGERSKMVVNGDITQIDLKKDQESGLIEASRIFSKTQDIKFCYLTVEDVVRHPLVQKIIEAYQ, from the coding sequence ATGAAAGAAGTTTCCAAAACTGGTCACTTCACAATAGATCTGCCAAGCTCTGATGCTGCTACAGCATTATCTGGACCTGGTAATTCTTTCTTAAAAAAATTTGAGTCTCTTACAGGAGTTTCTTTAACTATAAGGGGCTTACAACTTGAGATGAACGGTGTCATATCTAAAATTGAGAGAGCCTCAGCATTAGTAGAACTAACAAGACCAATTTGGGAACAAGGGTTAGAAGTCCCAGAGGTAGATCTTAAAGCGGCTTTAAGTTCTTTAAATATGGGCGAATCGTCTTCACATGCTGAACTAGGAAAAAAAATTCTTGCGCGTTCCAAAGAAGGAAGATATTTAAGACCAAGAACTATAAGACAAAAAGAATATGTTGAATCAATTGAAAGCTTTGATCTTACCTTTGCGATCGGTCCAGCTGGAACTGGTAAGACATTTTTAGCAACTGTTTGCGCGGCAAGACTATTAAACGAGAAAAAAATTGAAAAAATTATTTTAACCAGACCAGCTGTAGAAGCTGGTGAAAGTTTGGGATTCCTACCTGGTGATTTGCAACAAAAAGTAGATCCATATTTAAGACCCTTATTTGATTCTTTACATAGTATTTTCGGGATTGACAGAACAAATTCGTTAATTGATAAGGGAATTATTGAAGTTGCTCCTTTGGCATTTATGAGAGGCAGAACCTTAGATAACTCCATAGTTATCCTAGATGAAGCGCAAAATACTACTTGCTCTCAAATGAGAATGTTTTTGACCAGATTAGGAGAGAGATCCAAAATGGTTGTAAATGGAGATATTACACAAATTGATTTAAAAAAAGATCAGGAAAGCGGCCTCATCGAAGCATCGAGAATTTTCTCAAAAACTCAAGATATAAAATTTTGTTATTTAACTGTTGAAGATGTGGTTCGTCATCCTTTAGTTCAGAAAATTATTGAGGCTTATCAATAA
- the ffh gene encoding signal recognition particle protein, which translates to MFDELSSRFEDAVKGLRGEAKISENNINDALKEVKRALLDADVSLSVVKEFISDVKDKAIGEEVVRGVNPGQKFIEVVNKELINIMGNENSPLNENEKSPTVILMAGLQGAGKTTATGKLGLYLKEKDKKVLLVAADIYRPAAVEQLKTLGSQYELEVFSAKEKNSKPEEIAKEALNFANENDFNSIIIDTAGRLQIDDSMMSEMVRIKEVSNPDEILLVVDSMIGQEAADLTKSFHEKVGITGAILTKLDGDSRGGAALSIRKISGKPIKFIGVGEKIEALQPFHPERMASRILGMGDVLTLVEKAQKEVELADAEAMQKKLQEATFDFNDFVKQMRLIKRMGSLGGLIKLIPGMNKIDDGMIKDGEDQLKKIESMISSMTLEEKQKPEVLAAHPSRRQRIAQGSGYEAKDVDKVLADFQRMRGFMKQMSNGGMPGMGGMPGMGGMPGMGGMPGMGGMPGMGGMPGMGGMPGMGGMSGNRQMKKQKNNKKKKGFADL; encoded by the coding sequence ATGTTTGATGAACTCTCGTCACGCTTTGAAGACGCAGTAAAGGGTTTAAGAGGCGAAGCAAAAATTAGTGAAAATAATATAAACGATGCCTTGAAGGAGGTAAAAAGAGCACTCCTTGATGCAGATGTTAGTTTGTCTGTAGTAAAAGAGTTTATTTCAGATGTCAAAGATAAAGCTATTGGGGAAGAAGTAGTTAGGGGTGTAAACCCAGGTCAAAAATTTATTGAAGTTGTAAATAAAGAGTTGATTAACATTATGGGGAATGAAAATTCTCCATTAAACGAAAATGAAAAAAGTCCTACAGTCATTTTGATGGCTGGACTTCAGGGAGCTGGTAAAACAACTGCAACAGGAAAATTAGGACTTTATTTAAAGGAAAAAGATAAAAAAGTTCTTTTGGTGGCTGCAGATATTTATCGACCAGCAGCTGTAGAGCAGCTTAAAACATTGGGAAGTCAATATGAATTGGAAGTTTTTTCAGCTAAAGAAAAAAATAGCAAACCAGAAGAAATAGCAAAGGAAGCATTGAATTTTGCTAATGAAAATGATTTTAATTCGATAATTATTGATACCGCAGGAAGACTGCAAATTGATGATTCCATGATGAGTGAAATGGTTCGAATAAAAGAAGTTTCTAATCCTGATGAGATTTTGCTTGTAGTTGATTCAATGATTGGGCAAGAAGCTGCAGACTTAACAAAATCATTTCATGAAAAAGTAGGAATCACAGGGGCGATATTAACTAAGTTGGATGGCGACTCAAGAGGTGGAGCTGCTTTATCGATAAGAAAAATAAGTGGTAAACCAATCAAATTTATAGGTGTAGGTGAAAAAATAGAGGCATTGCAACCATTTCATCCAGAGAGAATGGCCAGCAGAATTTTAGGCATGGGCGATGTATTGACACTTGTTGAAAAAGCACAAAAAGAAGTTGAACTTGCTGATGCAGAAGCGATGCAAAAGAAACTTCAAGAAGCGACTTTTGATTTTAATGATTTTGTAAAGCAAATGAGATTAATTAAAAGAATGGGTTCACTTGGTGGATTGATTAAATTGATTCCTGGAATGAATAAAATAGATGATGGGATGATAAAAGATGGAGAAGATCAACTTAAGAAAATAGAATCTATGATCTCGTCAATGACTCTTGAGGAGAAACAAAAACCCGAAGTTCTTGCCGCTCACCCCTCAAGAAGACAAAGAATCGCTCAAGGTAGCGGTTATGAAGCAAAAGATGTAGATAAAGTTTTAGCCGATTTTCAAAGAATGAGAGGTTTTATGAAACAAATGTCTAACGGAGGGATGCCAGGAATGGGAGGAATGCCAGGAATGGGAGGTATGCCAGGAATGGGAGGAATGCCAGGAATGGGAGGAATGCCAGGAATGGGAGGAATGCCAGGAATGGGAGGTATGCCAGGAATGGGAGGTATGAGTGGTAATAGGCAAATGAAAAAACAAAAAAATAATAAAAAGAAAAAAGGTTTTGCTGATTTATAG
- the rpsP gene encoding 30S ribosomal protein S16, whose product MIKLRLKRFGKKKEASFRIVACNSTSRRDGRPLQELGFYNPRTKETRLDTEALRTRLTQGAQPTDVVRTLLEKGGLLEKTERPSIAIGKAKLEKEKLAKAKTKDEENDNSKVESEGNEAES is encoded by the coding sequence ATGATTAAATTGCGCCTTAAGCGCTTTGGAAAGAAAAAAGAGGCAAGTTTCAGAATTGTTGCATGCAACAGTACTTCCAGAAGAGATGGTAGACCCCTGCAAGAACTAGGTTTTTATAATCCAAGAACAAAGGAAACCAGACTTGACACAGAAGCTTTAAGAACAAGACTTACGCAGGGTGCTCAGCCAACTGATGTTGTAAGAACTTTATTAGAAAAAGGAGGGTTATTAGAAAAAACAGAAAGACCCTCGATCGCAATTGGTAAAGCAAAGTTAGAGAAGGAAAAATTAGCTAAGGCTAAAACTAAAGACGAAGAAAATGATAATAGTAAAGTTGAAAGCGAGGGTAATGAAGCTGAAAGCTAG
- a CDS encoding Bax inhibitor-1/YccA family protein — MPASSNFNQAIREAQTSSIVGPNVVQKALPYVGGGMVLTSLGVLAGVSLIATNPGLFQPLSIVALIAELILFFIATSAANNANNAKALPLLTGFSLLTGFTLSGIVALAIGTIGIGSVGTAALATGITFVIASYTGQRMSDSVGQALSGVVGLGLIGLLIAMFVQLIGGFFAPGVFGGSGLELIIAGFGTVLFVAMSFVDFYTMPRRYNDDQYLAGALGMYLTYINLFVFILRLMIALQGGGRRD; from the coding sequence ATGCCAGCAAGTAGTAATTTCAATCAAGCTATTCGTGAAGCACAAACTAGTTCAATTGTTGGACCTAATGTTGTTCAAAAAGCTTTACCTTACGTTGGTGGAGGTATGGTTCTAACTTCTTTAGGAGTTTTAGCAGGTGTCTCACTCATAGCAACAAATCCTGGGCTTTTCCAGCCTCTTTCAATAGTTGCATTAATTGCAGAATTGATTTTGTTTTTTATAGCCACAAGTGCTGCAAATAATGCAAATAATGCGAAGGCCCTACCCTTGTTGACAGGATTTAGTTTGTTAACTGGATTCACCTTAAGTGGAATAGTTGCTTTAGCAATAGGAACTATTGGTATTGGTTCGGTTGGAACAGCTGCCTTAGCCACTGGTATAACTTTTGTTATTGCCTCTTATACTGGCCAGAGAATGAGTGATAGTGTTGGTCAAGCACTAAGTGGGGTAGTTGGTCTTGGGTTGATAGGACTGCTTATAGCAATGTTTGTCCAATTAATTGGAGGATTTTTTGCTCCAGGCGTTTTTGGAGGCTCAGGACTCGAATTGATAATTGCAGGATTTGGAACTGTCTTATTCGTCGCAATGTCATTTGTCGATTTCTATACAATGCCAAGAAGATATAATGATGATCAATACCTTGCAGGGGCTTTAGGTATGTATCTAACTTATATAAATCTTTTTGTTTTTATATTGAGATTAATGATTGCACTTCAAGGAGGCGGAAGAAGAGACTAA